The following proteins are co-located in the Camelina sativa cultivar DH55 chromosome 12, Cs, whole genome shotgun sequence genome:
- the LOC104730844 gene encoding uncharacterized protein LOC104730844 codes for MAPMIRRTIRNYATQEKYSVDFFGEELIVTVTKDRSVIGQWIHEVLSKNRFSSSHPLIVGLGVQWTPACYHRSGFRKPVRYRLGSRPPVFYPPADTLQLCVGNRCIIIQLSHYHRVPLVLRRFLKDTDLRFYGVWNSQDAKRLWASKHKLKTAELLDLKKLVVDSSGRKSLKCSKFEEIVEEGLGYAGVGEYRRESMSDWSVWKLSDDQIIQAAVDAYCAFKLGVLVGTYPSE; via the coding sequence ATGGCTCCGATGATCAGAAGAACCATCAGAAATTACGCTACTCAGGAAAAGTACTCTGTCGATTTCTTCGGAGAAGAGCTGATTGTCACCGTAACGAAGGATCGCTCCGTCATCGGCCAATGGATCCACGAAGTACTCTCCAAAAACCGCTTCTCCTCCTCTCACCCTCTCATCGTTGGACTCGGCGTTCAGTGGACACCAGCTTGTTATCACCGCTCCGGTTTCCGAAAACCGGTTCGTTATCGCCTCGGTTCCCGACCACCGGTTTTTTACCCTCCGGCGGATACTCTCCAGCTATGCGTTGGTAATAGATGCATCATCATCCAGCTGTCTCACTATCACCGCGTCCCGCTGGTCCTCCGTCGTTTCCTTAAGGATACAGATTTAAGGTTCTACGGTGTTTGGAACAGTCAAGATGCGAAACGGCTATGGGCATCTAAACATAAGTTGAAGACTGcggagcttttggatttgaagaAGTTGGTTGTAGATTCGAGTGGAAGGAAGAGTCTGAAGTGTAGTAAGTTTGAGGAGATTGTTGAGGAAGGTTTGGGTTACGCAGGAGTAGGGGAATATCGTCGGGAAAGCATGAGCGACTGGAGCGTTTGGAAACTTAGCGACGATCAGATTATTCAGGCGGCGGTAGATGCTTATTGCGCTTTCAAGCTTGGTGTTCTAGTTGGAACATATCCTTCTGAGTAA